The following coding sequences lie in one Heyndrickxia oleronia genomic window:
- a CDS encoding TVP38/TMEM64 family protein: MDERLLMLFSFVEGSIVLAPFMFILFHLLRQFLFIPVAVVCMAGGILFGSMLGIIYSLIGLLLLSAMFYACIKRMPKTYEKLLKIKLKCFGHHAKLTTGQIAVLRLIPFFHYHLLNICLLERHPDFRGYLKGSVLSNIPLVVFYTVFGQFISRFTPTIIIIILFALSILFFILREKVVVIKWREFFPEA, from the coding sequence ATGGATGAGAGATTATTAATGCTATTCTCTTTTGTGGAGGGTAGCATCGTATTGGCACCCTTTATGTTTATTCTATTTCATTTACTTCGGCAGTTTTTATTTATCCCTGTAGCAGTGGTTTGCATGGCTGGGGGAATATTATTTGGCAGTATGCTAGGAATTATATACTCTTTAATTGGATTATTACTTTTGTCTGCTATGTTTTATGCTTGCATTAAGAGAATGCCAAAAACATATGAAAAGCTTTTGAAAATAAAATTAAAATGTTTTGGTCATCACGCAAAATTAACTACAGGACAAATTGCAGTTTTACGACTAATACCATTCTTTCATTATCATTTATTAAATATTTGTTTACTTGAAAGACACCCAGACTTTAGAGGCTACTTAAAGGGATCTGTTCTTTCAAATATCCCACTAGTCGTTTTTTATACCGTATTCGGTCAATTTATCTCACGCTTTACCCCTACAATTATTATCATCATTCTCTTTGCATTATCCATCCTATTTTTTATTTTACGAGAAAAAGTGGTTGTAATTAAATGGAGAGAATTTTTTCCTGAAGCATAA
- the pheS gene encoding phenylalanine--tRNA ligase subunit alpha encodes MEQKLKDLQTEALAKIEQAEDLKTLNEIRVAYLGKKGPITEVLRGMGQLSADERPKMGALANEVRESISQKIEAKHTSLEKEAVEKQLAAETIDITLPGRPVKSGNHHPLTRVVEEIEDFFIGMGYKIAEGPEVEKDYYNFEALNLPKGHPARDMQDSFYITEDLLLRTHTSPVQARTMEKHEGKGPVKIICPGKVYRRDNDDATHSHQFMQIEGLVVDENITMGDLKGTLELFAKKMFGEEREIRLRPSFFPFTEPSVEVDVSCFSCGGKGCNVCKKTGWIEMLGAGMVHPNVLQMAGFDANKYTGFAFGIGAERIAMLKYGIDDIRHMYTNDTRFLKQFSTHE; translated from the coding sequence ATGGAGCAAAAATTAAAAGATTTGCAAACGGAAGCATTAGCGAAAATTGAACAAGCTGAAGACTTGAAAACATTAAATGAAATTCGTGTTGCATATTTAGGTAAAAAAGGACCGATAACAGAGGTTTTAAGAGGAATGGGACAGTTATCTGCTGATGAACGTCCAAAAATGGGAGCTCTTGCAAATGAGGTGAGGGAATCCATTAGTCAAAAGATTGAAGCAAAGCACACATCATTAGAGAAGGAAGCAGTTGAAAAACAATTAGCCGCGGAGACAATTGATATCACCTTGCCTGGACGTCCTGTCAAGAGTGGAAATCATCATCCATTAACAAGGGTAGTCGAGGAAATAGAAGATTTCTTTATTGGCATGGGTTATAAAATTGCCGAAGGACCTGAAGTGGAAAAGGATTACTATAATTTTGAGGCACTAAATTTACCAAAAGGGCATCCTGCTCGAGATATGCAAGATTCTTTTTATATTACGGAAGATCTTCTTCTTCGTACACATACATCACCAGTCCAAGCGAGAACAATGGAAAAGCATGAAGGCAAAGGGCCAGTGAAAATTATTTGCCCAGGTAAAGTCTATCGTCGTGATAATGATGATGCAACCCATTCTCATCAATTTATGCAAATCGAAGGACTTGTGGTTGATGAAAACATAACAATGGGTGATTTAAAGGGAACATTAGAATTATTTGCGAAAAAAATGTTTGGTGAAGAGCGTGAAATTCGCTTACGTCCAAGTTTCTTCCCATTTACTGAACCTTCAGTAGAGGTAGATGTCTCTTGTTTCTCATGTGGGGGAAAAGGCTGTAATGTTTGTAAAAAAACAGGCTGGATTGAAATGCTTGGAGCAGGGATGGTTCATCCTAATGTTCTACAAATGGCAGGATTTGATGCAAATAAATATACCGGTTTTGCTTTCGGGATCGGAGCAGAGAGAATTGCAATGCTAAAATATGGTATAGATGATATTCGTCATATGTACACCAATGATACTCGATTCTTAAAACAATTTTCCACACATGAATAA
- the infC gene encoding translation initiation factor IF-3 → MMVNDGIRAREVRLIGQNGEQLGVKSRNEAIEIASRVNLDLVLVAPNAKPPVAKIMDYGKYRFEQQKKEKEARKNQKVINLKEVRLSPTIDEHDFNTKLRNARKFLEKGDKVKASIRFKGRAITHKEIGQKVLDRFANECDDLGTIESKPKMDGRSMFLVLAPKTEK, encoded by the coding sequence ATGATGGTTAATGATGGCATTCGTGCCCGAGAAGTTCGTCTTATTGGTCAAAATGGCGAACAGCTAGGTGTTAAATCTCGAAATGAAGCAATAGAGATCGCATCACGAGTGAATCTTGATCTTGTTCTTGTTGCTCCAAATGCAAAACCGCCAGTAGCCAAAATTATGGACTATGGTAAATATCGATTTGAACAACAAAAGAAAGAAAAAGAAGCACGTAAAAACCAAAAAGTCATCAATTTAAAAGAGGTTCGTTTGAGCCCTACGATTGATGAACATGACTTCAATACTAAGCTTCGCAATGCACGTAAGTTTCTTGAAAAGGGCGATAAAGTAAAAGCTTCTATTCGTTTCAAAGGTCGTGCCATTACACATAAAGAAATTGGTCAAAAAGTTCTTGATCGTTTTGCAAATGAATGTGATGACCTTGGCACAATAGAATCTAAGCCAAAAATGGACGGTCGTAGTATGTTCTTAGTATTAGCACCAAAAACTGAAAAGTAA
- the rplT gene encoding 50S ribosomal protein L20 gives MPRVKGGIVSRRRRKKVLKLAKGYFGSKHTLYKTANEQVMKSYMYAYRDRRQKKRDFRKLWITRINAAARMNGLSYSRLMHGLKLAGIEVNRKMLADLAIHDEKAFTELANQAKSQFAK, from the coding sequence ATGCCACGTGTAAAAGGCGGAATTGTTAGCCGCAGACGTCGTAAAAAAGTTCTTAAATTAGCAAAAGGTTATTTTGGTTCAAAACATACATTATATAAAACTGCCAATGAGCAAGTAATGAAATCTTATATGTATGCTTACCGTGACCGTCGTCAGAAAAAACGCGACTTCCGTAAGCTTTGGATTACTCGTATTAATGCAGCTGCACGTATGAACGGTCTTTCTTACAGCCGTTTAATGCATGGATTAAAGCTTGCTGGTATCGAAGTAAACCGTAAAATGCTTGCTGATTTAGCTATTCATGATGAAAAAGCATTTACAGAACTTGCTAACCAAGCAAAATCTCAATTTGCAAAATAA
- a CDS encoding TrmH family RNA methyltransferase, translating to MKFIESIKNQQVKQWKKLLTKKEREKTQTYLVEGFHLVEEALKDKNNIIEIILSEDIEIPVTWDIQQLSLTKITSEISKAISDTETTQGVFAICKMKQPSFQTLKGKSFLLIDAVQDPGNLGTIIRTADAAGMDAVILGEGTVDLFNPKVLRSAQGSHFHIPVLFGRLEDWIQKFNQNQIPVYGTSLENGVSYKQVEPSSEFALLVGNEGNGVSMDLLSLTKNNLYIPIIGQAESLNVAVAAGILMYYLKV from the coding sequence GTGAAGTTTATTGAGTCAATTAAAAATCAACAAGTAAAGCAATGGAAAAAATTATTAACTAAAAAAGAGCGTGAAAAAACACAGACCTATTTAGTAGAAGGATTTCATCTTGTTGAAGAGGCGTTAAAAGATAAAAATAATATTATTGAAATTATATTAAGTGAAGATATTGAGATTCCAGTAACTTGGGATATTCAGCAATTATCATTGACTAAAATTACTTCGGAAATTAGTAAGGCAATATCAGATACTGAAACAACACAAGGTGTATTTGCAATATGTAAGATGAAGCAACCGAGCTTTCAAACATTAAAGGGAAAATCCTTTTTATTAATCGATGCCGTCCAGGATCCAGGAAATTTAGGGACAATCATCCGAACAGCTGACGCAGCAGGAATGGATGCTGTTATTTTAGGTGAAGGGACTGTGGACTTATTCAATCCTAAAGTTCTACGTTCTGCTCAAGGAAGTCATTTTCATATTCCTGTTCTTTTTGGAAGGCTTGAGGATTGGATTCAAAAATTTAATCAAAACCAAATACCAGTGTATGGAACATCATTGGAAAATGGAGTATCTTACAAACAAGTAGAACCTAGTTCTGAATTCGCTTTATTGGTTGGCAATGAAGGAAATGGTGTGTCTATGGATTTACTTAGCCTAACGAAGAATAATTTATATATCCCTATCATTGGGCAAGCAGAATCATTAAACGTAGCCGTAGCTGCTGGCATATTAATGTATTATTTAAAGGTTTAA
- a CDS encoding Bax inhibitor-1/YccA family protein, which yields MQEVYSTSSKRDLMGSVLKAFALSLLVAVVGMLIGTMVPPALFMPLMIVEFVLLLAAFFVRKRKSVGYAFLFAFTFISGITTYPIVAYYAATSGAQVLISAFTGTLVIFAVMSFVGTKTKKDLSFLSGFLLTALLALVVIGLINIFVPFSSTALFVASIIGTVVFSLYIMYDFNRMKNMDFTDEAVPLLALNLYLDFINLFLNLLRFFGFLSRD from the coding sequence ATGCAAGAGGTATATTCGACAAGTAGTAAGCGTGACCTAATGGGTTCCGTGCTTAAGGCTTTTGCTTTATCCCTACTCGTAGCAGTTGTCGGGATGTTAATTGGGACAATGGTTCCTCCAGCACTATTTATGCCTTTAATGATCGTAGAATTCGTATTGCTATTAGCTGCATTTTTCGTTCGTAAGCGTAAAAGTGTTGGTTACGCATTTTTATTTGCCTTTACTTTTATTTCAGGTATTACAACCTATCCAATTGTTGCTTATTATGCAGCTACATCAGGAGCACAAGTACTAATATCAGCTTTCACTGGAACACTAGTTATATTTGCAGTAATGAGTTTCGTTGGTACAAAAACCAAAAAAGATTTATCGTTTTTAAGCGGATTTCTATTAACTGCCCTACTAGCTCTTGTTGTGATAGGATTAATCAATATTTTTGTTCCTTTTTCATCAACAGCACTATTCGTAGCTTCAATTATCGGAACAGTCGTATTTTCACTATACATTATGTACGATTTTAATCGTATGAAAAATATGGACTTTACTGATGAAGCAGTGCCATTATTAGCTCTCAATCTGTACTTAGATTTCATTAATTTATTCCTTAATCTATTAAGATTTTTCGGATTCCTTAGCAGGGACTAG
- the pheT gene encoding phenylalanine--tRNA ligase subunit beta — protein MFVSYKWLKEYIDLKDISAEELAEKITRSGIEVEGVEHKASSIKGVVVGYVMECEKHPNADKLNKCLVDLGGEAPVQIICGAKNVAKGQKVAVATVGAVLPGNFKIKKSKLRGEESNGMICSLQELGIEGKLIPKDFAEGIYVFPSDVEVGSDAIALLNLDDKILELGLTPNRSDCLSMLGVAYEVAAILGTDVKLPNTKGESSVEKASDYVSIKVEAPEENPLYVAKIIKNVKIGPSPLWMQTRLMAADIRPHNNVVDITNYILLEYGQPLHAFDYDKLGSKEIIVRLAHEGETIITLDDSKRTLKANHLVITNGKEPVAMAGVMGGANSEVGDTTTTVLLESAYFNGQTVRNASKDHGLRSEASARFEKGVDPNRIHDAAERAAKLIAEYADGEILEGIVEVNTMKIEPAVIEISLEKINRVLGTEITETQVLDIFTRLQFEVKTEDTTFIVTVPTRRGDITIQEDLIEEVARLYGYDHLPTTLPTGATTPGGLTDVQSKRRAAKRYLEGAGLYQAITYSLTNEEKSTMYALDKREPIRLAMPMSEERSHLRLSILPGLLDVVSYNLARKNESVALYEVGSVFLKTTDQEQPEEFEHLAGAITGIWHSQLWQGEKKSVDFFVAKGILEGLFDKLGVSHSIVYRAAAIEGMHPGRTAEILWNDEVIGFVGQIHPQVQKDMDLKETYVFELKTASIFANEVQPLHYTSIPRFPSMTRDIALVVDRNVEAGTLQQIIVSAGGSLLKEVSIFDLYEGEHMEPGKKSIAFSLKYFDPERTLTDEEVVKAHDKVLEAVKQQAGAELRG, from the coding sequence ATGTTTGTTTCATATAAATGGTTAAAGGAATATATTGATTTAAAAGATATTTCCGCTGAAGAATTAGCAGAAAAGATTACTAGAAGTGGTATTGAGGTAGAAGGAGTAGAACATAAAGCTTCTTCAATTAAAGGTGTCGTTGTTGGCTACGTAATGGAATGTGAAAAACATCCAAATGCTGATAAATTGAACAAATGTTTAGTGGATCTAGGTGGGGAAGCGCCTGTACAAATCATTTGTGGAGCGAAGAACGTAGCAAAGGGGCAAAAAGTTGCAGTTGCCACAGTTGGAGCTGTTTTGCCGGGTAATTTTAAAATTAAAAAGTCAAAACTTCGTGGTGAAGAGTCTAATGGTATGATCTGTTCCCTACAAGAACTTGGGATTGAGGGAAAATTAATCCCTAAAGATTTCGCTGAAGGGATTTATGTATTTCCTAGCGATGTAGAAGTTGGGTCTGACGCTATTGCGTTACTGAATCTAGATGATAAGATTCTAGAATTAGGCTTAACTCCGAACCGTTCTGATTGTTTAAGTATGTTAGGTGTGGCATATGAAGTGGCTGCTATCCTTGGCACTGATGTGAAATTACCAAATACAAAGGGAGAATCTTCAGTGGAAAAAGCTTCTGATTATGTATCGATTAAGGTCGAAGCACCAGAAGAAAATCCACTATATGTAGCAAAGATTATTAAAAATGTTAAAATAGGACCGTCTCCATTATGGATGCAAACAAGATTAATGGCGGCAGATATTCGCCCACATAATAATGTCGTTGATATTACGAATTATATATTACTTGAATATGGTCAACCCCTACATGCATTTGACTATGATAAGCTAGGTTCAAAGGAAATAATCGTACGCCTTGCACATGAAGGTGAAACGATCATTACGCTTGATGATAGTAAGAGAACATTAAAAGCAAATCATTTAGTTATTACGAATGGGAAAGAACCAGTGGCAATGGCTGGTGTGATGGGTGGAGCGAACTCAGAAGTTGGTGATACAACGACAACGGTTTTACTTGAATCAGCTTATTTCAATGGTCAAACTGTTCGTAATGCATCAAAGGATCATGGCTTACGCAGTGAAGCAAGTGCTCGTTTTGAAAAAGGAGTTGATCCAAATCGTATTCATGATGCCGCGGAGCGTGCAGCGAAGTTAATAGCAGAATATGCAGATGGTGAAATTCTTGAAGGTATAGTTGAAGTGAATACAATGAAAATTGAACCAGCAGTTATTGAAATTTCATTAGAGAAAATAAACCGAGTGCTTGGAACGGAAATTACTGAAACACAAGTTTTAGATATATTTACTAGACTTCAATTTGAAGTGAAAACAGAAGATACAACTTTTATAGTAACTGTACCAACTAGACGTGGGGATATTACGATTCAAGAGGATCTTATCGAAGAGGTAGCTAGACTTTATGGATATGATCATCTACCTACAACTTTACCTACAGGTGCAACAACACCTGGTGGATTAACAGATGTTCAGAGTAAACGACGTGCGGCAAAAAGATATCTGGAAGGTGCAGGATTATATCAAGCAATTACCTATTCATTAACTAATGAAGAGAAATCAACAATGTATGCATTAGACAAACGTGAGCCGATACGTCTAGCAATGCCAATGAGTGAGGAAAGAAGCCATTTACGTTTAAGCATTCTTCCAGGTTTATTAGATGTTGTTTCATATAATCTTGCTAGAAAAAATGAATCGGTAGCTTTATATGAAGTTGGTTCTGTATTTTTAAAAACAACAGATCAGGAGCAACCAGAGGAATTTGAGCATTTAGCTGGTGCAATTACTGGTATATGGCATTCTCAGCTTTGGCAAGGTGAAAAAAAATCGGTTGATTTCTTTGTCGCTAAAGGAATTCTTGAAGGACTATTTGATAAACTTGGTGTTAGTCATTCAATTGTTTATAGAGCGGCTGCTATCGAAGGAATGCATCCAGGTAGAACAGCAGAAATCTTATGGAATGATGAAGTGATTGGATTTGTTGGGCAAATTCATCCGCAAGTACAAAAAGATATGGATTTAAAAGAAACTTATGTATTTGAATTAAAAACAGCATCAATTTTTGCAAATGAAGTTCAACCACTGCACTATACATCAATTCCACGATTCCCTTCAATGACAAGGGATATTGCACTTGTTGTTGATCGCAATGTAGAAGCTGGCACTCTTCAACAAATTATTGTCAGTGCAGGAGGCTCTTTATTAAAAGAGGTATCTATTTTTGATCTTTATGAAGGTGAGCACATGGAGCCAGGAAAGAAATCCATTGCTTTCTCATTAAAATATTTTGATCCAGAACGAACATTAACAGATGAAGAAGTAGTTAAGGCACATGACAAAGTACTCGAGGCAGTGAAGCAGCAGGCAGGTGCGGAGTTAAGGGGTTAA
- a CDS encoding M42 family metallopeptidase: MAKLDETLIMLKDLTDAKGIPGNEHEPREVMKKYIESYADEIEYDGLGSLIAKKIGDENGPKIMVAGHLDEVGFMVTQIDDKGFLRFQTVGGWWSQVMLAQRVTIVTKKGDLTGVIGSKPPHILSPEARKKPYEIKDMFIDIGASSREEAMEWGVLPGDMVVPYFEFTVMNNEKMLLAKAWDNRIGCAIAIDVLKNLKNEKHPNIVYGVGNVQEEVGLRGAKTAAAKIEPDIGFGVDVGIAGDTPGITEKEALSKMGKGPQIILYDASMVSHKGLRDLVVGVAEELDIPYQFDSIAGGGTDAGSIHLTANGVPSLAITIATRYIHSHAAMLHRDDYENAVKLITEVIKRLDRETVNKLTFE, encoded by the coding sequence ATGGCAAAGCTTGATGAAACACTAATAATGCTGAAAGACCTAACTGATGCAAAAGGTATTCCGGGCAATGAACATGAACCTAGAGAGGTAATGAAAAAATACATTGAATCCTATGCAGATGAAATTGAGTATGATGGTTTGGGCAGTTTAATTGCCAAAAAAATTGGCGATGAAAATGGTCCAAAAATTATGGTTGCCGGTCATTTAGATGAAGTTGGCTTTATGGTTACACAAATTGATGATAAGGGCTTCTTACGCTTCCAAACGGTAGGTGGCTGGTGGTCACAAGTCATGCTTGCTCAGCGAGTAACAATTGTGACGAAAAAGGGTGATTTAACTGGGGTCATTGGTTCCAAGCCACCACATATTTTATCTCCCGAAGCTCGTAAAAAGCCTTATGAAATAAAAGATATGTTTATTGACATTGGTGCATCAAGCAGAGAAGAGGCAATGGAGTGGGGCGTGCTTCCTGGTGATATGGTTGTACCGTACTTCGAGTTCACTGTGATGAACAATGAAAAAATGCTATTAGCGAAAGCTTGGGATAACCGTATTGGCTGTGCTATTGCAATTGATGTTTTAAAGAATTTAAAAAATGAAAAGCACCCTAACATTGTTTACGGAGTAGGAAATGTTCAGGAGGAAGTCGGACTTCGTGGAGCGAAAACTGCTGCAGCGAAAATTGAACCTGATATCGGCTTTGGTGTTGATGTAGGAATTGCTGGAGATACACCAGGAATTACTGAAAAAGAAGCTTTAAGTAAAATGGGGAAAGGACCACAAATTATTCTTTATGATGCTTCAATGGTCTCCCATAAAGGCTTACGAGATTTAGTTGTAGGGGTTGCTGAAGAATTAGATATTCCATATCAATTTGATTCAATTGCTGGTGGAGGAACAGACGCGGGATCTATCCACTTAACAGCTAATGGTGTACCATCACTTGCAATTACAATTGCTACACGTTATATTCATTCTCATGCAGCTATGTTGCATCGAGATGACTATGAAAATGCTGTGAAGCTCATTACTGAGGTGATCAAACGCTTAGACCGTGAAACAGTAAATAAATTAACATTTGAATAA
- the thrS gene encoding threonine--tRNA ligase, with product MSEVIKMTFPDGAVKEFPNGTTTEDIAASISPGLKKKAIAGKVNEKLIDLRTPIAFDGSIEIVTPDHKDALEVLRHSTAHLMAQAVRRIFGNVKLGVGPVIEGGFYYDMDLEVSITPEDLPKIEKEMKKIISENLEIVRKEVSRDEAKELFAGDEYKQELIDAIPADEKVTIYEQGEFFDLCRGVHVPSTGKIKEFKLLSIAGAYWRGNSDNKMLQRVYGTAFFKKEDLEQHLKFLEEAKERDHRKIGKELNLFTTSQKVGQGLPMWLPKGATIRRIVERYIVDKEERLGYNHVYTPIMGSVDLYKTSGHWDHYQEDMFPVMEMDNEQLVLRPMNCPHHMMIYKNGIHSYRELPIRIAELGTMHRYEMSGALSGLQRVRGMTLNDAHIFVRPDQIKEEFQRVVELIIAVYKDFDITDYSFRLSYRDPEDKEKYFDDDEMWNKAQSMLKEAMDGLGLEYFEADGEAAFYGPKLDVQVRTALGKDETLSTVQLDFLLPERFDLTYVGEDGKPHRPVVIHRGVVSTMERFVAYLIEEYKGAFPTWLAPVQAVVIPVSPEVHIDYAKQVEEKLRAEGFRVELDSRDEKIGYKIREHQMQKIPYMLVVGDNEVSDNAVNVRKYGEQKSETVSFEQFVADLKKEVVK from the coding sequence ATGTCAGAAGTGATTAAAATGACTTTTCCAGATGGTGCTGTAAAGGAATTTCCTAATGGAACAACTACTGAAGATATTGCAGCATCTATTAGTCCTGGATTAAAGAAAAAAGCAATTGCAGGGAAAGTGAATGAAAAATTAATTGATCTTCGTACGCCAATTGCGTTTGATGGATCAATTGAAATCGTTACACCCGACCATAAGGATGCATTAGAGGTACTACGTCATAGTACAGCTCATTTAATGGCACAAGCTGTTCGGAGAATTTTTGGAAATGTGAAATTAGGAGTAGGGCCAGTTATCGAAGGTGGATTTTATTATGATATGGACCTTGAAGTATCTATCACACCTGAGGATTTACCGAAAATAGAAAAAGAAATGAAGAAAATTATTAGCGAAAATCTTGAAATCGTACGTAAGGAAGTTTCTCGTGATGAAGCAAAAGAACTTTTTGCTGGTGATGAATATAAGCAAGAACTCATTGATGCAATTCCTGCTGATGAAAAAGTAACGATTTATGAACAAGGTGAATTCTTTGATCTATGCCGTGGAGTACATGTTCCTTCTACAGGTAAAATTAAAGAATTTAAATTATTAAGCATTGCGGGAGCATATTGGCGCGGCAATAGCGATAATAAAATGCTTCAACGTGTATATGGAACAGCCTTCTTTAAAAAAGAGGACTTAGAACAGCATTTGAAATTTCTAGAAGAAGCGAAGGAAAGAGATCATCGTAAAATCGGGAAAGAATTAAATTTATTTACAACTTCCCAAAAAGTGGGACAAGGTCTTCCAATGTGGCTACCAAAGGGAGCAACAATCCGTCGTATTGTTGAGCGTTATATTGTCGATAAGGAAGAACGTCTTGGCTATAATCATGTGTATACACCAATTATGGGGAGTGTTGACTTATATAAAACAAGTGGACACTGGGATCATTACCAAGAAGATATGTTCCCTGTAATGGAGATGGATAATGAACAATTAGTTCTTCGTCCAATGAACTGTCCGCACCATATGATGATTTATAAAAATGGCATTCATAGTTATCGAGAATTGCCAATTCGAATAGCTGAGCTAGGTACAATGCACCGTTATGAAATGTCAGGTGCACTTTCAGGATTACAACGTGTTCGCGGAATGACTTTGAATGATGCACATATATTTGTACGTCCTGATCAAATAAAAGAGGAATTCCAACGTGTAGTTGAATTAATCATTGCCGTCTACAAAGATTTTGATATCACTGACTATTCCTTCCGTTTATCCTATCGTGATCCGGAAGATAAAGAAAAGTACTTTGATGATGATGAGATGTGGAATAAAGCACAAAGCATGTTAAAAGAAGCAATGGATGGATTAGGACTTGAATACTTTGAAGCAGATGGTGAAGCAGCTTTCTATGGTCCGAAATTAGATGTTCAAGTTCGTACAGCATTAGGAAAAGACGAAACTCTTTCTACAGTTCAACTTGATTTCTTATTACCTGAACGCTTTGATTTAACATATGTAGGAGAGGATGGGAAACCGCATCGTCCAGTCGTTATCCACCGTGGAGTGGTATCAACAATGGAACGCTTTGTCGCTTATTTAATCGAGGAATACAAAGGTGCGTTCCCTACTTGGTTAGCTCCTGTACAAGCTGTAGTTATCCCTGTATCACCTGAAGTTCATATTGATTATGCGAAACAAGTCGAGGAAAAACTTCGTGCTGAAGGATTTAGGGTTGAATTAGATTCACGGGATGAAAAAATTGGTTATAAAATTCGTGAGCATCAAATGCAAAAAATTCCATACATGCTTGTCGTTGGAGATAATGAGGTAAGCGACAATGCCGTTAATGTACGTAAGTATGGCGAACAAAAATCTGAAACAGTATCTTTTGAACAATTTGTCGCAGATTTAAAAAAAGAAGTTGTAAAATAA
- the sspI gene encoding small acid-soluble spore protein SspI — MNLNLRNAIIHNVSGNNQEQLKDTIVDAIQRGEEKMLPGLGVLFEVIWNHADDQEKHMMLETLEEGLKG; from the coding sequence ATGAATTTAAATCTCCGTAATGCAATAATTCATAATGTTTCTGGTAACAATCAGGAACAACTTAAAGATACCATTGTAGATGCAATTCAAAGAGGCGAAGAAAAAATGCTTCCAGGCTTAGGAGTATTATTTGAAGTCATTTGGAATCATGCAGATGACCAAGAAAAGCATATGATGCTAGAAACATTAGAAGAAGGATTGAAGGGGTAA
- the rpmI gene encoding 50S ribosomal protein L35, protein MPKMKTHRGSAKRFKRTGSGKLKRSHAYRSHLFANKVTKQKRKLRKATLVSKGDFKRIRHMLDNLK, encoded by the coding sequence ATGCCAAAAATGAAAACTCACCGCGGCTCAGCAAAGCGTTTCAAAAGAACAGGTTCTGGCAAACTAAAACGTTCTCATGCTTACAGAAGCCATTTATTTGCAAATAAAGTAACGAAACAAAAACGTAAACTTCGTAAAGCAACACTAGTATCAAAAGGTGATTTTAAACGTATTCGTCATATGCTTGACAATCTTAAGTAA
- a CDS encoding DUF1294 domain-containing protein, which yields MLKGLLISYCFIVNVIGFIVMGRDKKLAKAHKWRIQEKTLWGLAFIGGAIGMTIAMNVFHHKTRHLLFKVGFPFLAIVDLVIFIILLR from the coding sequence ATGTTAAAAGGACTATTAATAAGCTACTGCTTTATTGTAAATGTTATTGGATTTATCGTTATGGGCAGGGATAAAAAATTAGCCAAAGCACATAAATGGAGAATTCAAGAAAAAACTCTATGGGGATTGGCCTTCATTGGTGGAGCCATTGGAATGACAATCGCCATGAATGTATTTCATCATAAAACAAGGCATCTTCTATTTAAAGTGGGTTTTCCATTCCTTGCAATTGTTGATCTTGTTATTTTTATAATTCTCTTAAGATAG